The stretch of DNA TGAGAAGGTCACATTAGGACCGATAAAAACATTGTGAGCAATCCTAAGACCGTCCCAAATCTGGACACCTGATTTAACGGTAACGTTGTTCCCTATGATAACGTCATTCTCGATAAACACCAGAGCATTAATATTACAGTTAGATCCTATCTTTGCCCCTGGCAAAACAACAACATATTGCCAAATAGATGTATTCTCTCCTATATCTTTGCTCTGGACATCCGAAAGGTCGTGAATACGTAGACAAGCCAATTAGAGACCTCCTCTCAAAGATACAATAAAATTTAAATTAGACACCAAGACCTTCACAAGTCAAGCTAGAAAAACCGACCTGCACGATGAAATATACGTTATCGGACAAGATTTTGATCAATTCTGCTCACCTTTCCTACTCAGCCCAAATCTAGCCCAAATCATCCTAAGCTGCTCCCTGTAAACGATGCCGATCAGGAGCATAGAGCCTGAGGAGAACAACACCGGCGATATCCATACCGACTTACCGTTAACTATGGAAAGCAGACACAACATGACAGGGACCAGAAACCGTAGGTTGCCCTGAATGAGGCTCAGCCTTTTAAGCATGATAAAGGCCACGATCACCGATACCACGTATCCTAAGGCTGTCGCTATGGCGGCACCCTCTATCCCTATCTTAGGTATAAGATACCAGTTGAGAAGAACGTTTACGACAGCACCTAATGCTAAGGTACACATGGATAGATAGGATTTTTTAACCACTAGAAATTGATTCCCGATAGTCTGAAAGAGCATGAGAATCAGAGGCGAGATATAGAGGTAGGGAAATACCACCGAAGCCCCTCGATACCCCTCTGCCACCATGAAGGAGAAAATCCAGTCCACGAAGGGAAGGAGAACGAGAAGGCTTATTATCGAAAGCACCCCTAGAACCTCAAATACCCTGGACATAAGTTCGGTGTGATCTGAATCCTTCATGGTGGAGAAGGCAAAATACTGCCATCCTCCAGCAAATGCCATGTATATTCCCTGACTTATAGCCGATAGCCTGGCTCCAACCCCATAAAGACCAACCGAATCCATCCCCAGATAGTGTCCTATCATAAACCTGTCGCAGGAGGTAAAAATCCAGTAGACAATGAATGTAGGGGTAAGAGGAATCCCTATCTTGAGGATTTCTTTGATGTGCCCCCTATTTACACCCTCTAAGGTGAAGTACGACCTGTTCAGCCAACCATAGAGGATCAAAACGACGATTCCGCTGAGGAGGTTTCCCGCTACAAGTCCCTGAAGCGGATAGTCTCTCAGTGCTAACCCCATGGCGATGCCGTAGTAGAGTATAGGCCCCAGTAAAGACAGGATTATGATGGTTCTACGTTTGTTTTCCATCCTGGTAGGGGCGGCAATAACGTTCTGTACCGCCTGTGAGGCTATTACCACACCAGCACAGAGGATGATCCAGCGGTATCCGCCCTGCCATGGAGAATAACCGTAGAGCCAGAGGGATAGGGCTGCTATAAGCACCAAACTTCCTGTGATCCCAACTATGGCCAAGGAACTGGAGCAGATTTGTCTACGGAAGGACTGGTCCTTTCCGTCAAAGTAAAGCCGAAACATGGCGTCGTAGCTGCCCAGAATTGCCATAGGGACACCGAAGCGAATGATGATGATGTAGATATCGAAAATCCCGAACACCGCTGGGTCAGTTATGATTCGGGTCAACACCGGCAGCATCAGGAAGGGAACTATTTTTGTGAGGACGTTTCCCACTCCGTAGATCAGGAAGTTTTCTATAAAAAGACGGGCTCTGGACACGACCTATTCTACGCCCATCTCTCTGCGATGTTTTTCGAACATG from Dethiosulfovibrio russensis encodes:
- a CDS encoding oligosaccharide flippase family protein → MSRARLFIENFLIYGVGNVLTKIVPFLMLPVLTRIITDPAVFGIFDIYIIIIRFGVPMAILGSYDAMFRLYFDGKDQSFRRQICSSSLAIVGITGSLVLIAALSLWLYGYSPWQGGYRWIILCAGVVIASQAVQNVIAAPTRMENKRRTIIILSLLGPILYYGIAMGLALRDYPLQGLVAGNLLSGIVVLILYGWLNRSYFTLEGVNRGHIKEILKIGIPLTPTFIVYWIFTSCDRFMIGHYLGMDSVGLYGVGARLSAISQGIYMAFAGGWQYFAFSTMKDSDHTELMSRVFEVLGVLSIISLLVLLPFVDWIFSFMVAEGYRGASVVFPYLYISPLILMLFQTIGNQFLVVKKSYLSMCTLALGAVVNVLLNWYLIPKIGIEGAAIATALGYVVSVIVAFIMLKRLSLIQGNLRFLVPVMLCLLSIVNGKSVWISPVLFSSGSMLLIGIVYREQLRMIWARFGLSRKGEQN